The Sulfurospirillum halorespirans DSM 13726 genome has a window encoding:
- a CDS encoding permease has product MFDLWEKMVDTLVYGLLGLDASTQKAQALHFFIFDTVKIYILLVLIIFAVSFLRTYFNTDKVRIYLQGKSEFTGNILAALFGIITPFCSCSAIPLFLGFMQARIPLGITFSFLISSPMNNEVAIALLFGLFGWKITALYIGFGLLVAIIGGFIVGKLGMEKYVLIPVVPMSGDLEDVEIKMTMQKRVKESWAYTMDILQKIYLYVMIGVGIGAFIHGYVPTEFIVKYAGSDAWYSVPLAVLLGVPMYSNAAGVMPLIEVLTSKGMPLGTALSFMMAITALSLPEAMILKRILHVKLIATFFGIVAVGIMGIGYLFNAIL; this is encoded by the coding sequence ATGTTTGATCTGTGGGAAAAAATGGTTGATACTCTGGTATACGGGCTTTTAGGACTGGATGCGAGCACGCAAAAAGCACAAGCGTTGCACTTTTTTATCTTCGATACGGTGAAGATTTACATCCTTTTGGTGCTGATTATTTTTGCGGTAAGTTTTTTGCGAACCTATTTTAATACCGATAAGGTCAGGATTTATCTGCAAGGTAAAAGTGAGTTTACAGGCAATATCTTGGCGGCTCTTTTTGGCATCATCACGCCGTTTTGCAGCTGTTCGGCGATACCGCTTTTTTTAGGGTTTATGCAAGCGCGGATTCCACTTGGCATCACCTTTAGCTTTTTGATCTCAAGTCCGATGAATAACGAAGTGGCGATCGCACTTCTGTTTGGGCTTTTTGGCTGGAAAATCACAGCACTGTACATCGGATTTGGGCTTTTGGTCGCCATCATTGGCGGGTTTATCGTGGGTAAGCTGGGTATGGAAAAATACGTGCTGATTCCTGTTGTGCCGATGAGTGGCGATTTGGAAGATGTCGAGATTAAGATGACGATGCAAAAAAGGGTGAAAGAGTCATGGGCGTACACGATGGATATTTTGCAAAAAATCTATCTGTATGTGATGATTGGTGTGGGTATTGGAGCGTTTATTCATGGCTATGTTCCGACAGAATTCATCGTGAAATATGCAGGAAGCGATGCGTGGTACAGTGTGCCTTTGGCGGTTTTACTGGGTGTTCCGATGTACTCCAATGCTGCGGGCGTCATGCCGTTGATCGAGGTTTTGACCTCTAAAGGCATGCCTCTTGGCACGGCGCTGAGCTTTATGATGGCGATCACGGCTTTGAGTCTGCCTGAAGCGATGATCTTGAAGCGCATTTTACATGTAAAGCTCATTGCGACCTTTTTTGGCATCGTCGCGGTGGGTATTATGGGAATTGGGTATCTGTTTAATGCGATTTTATAG
- a CDS encoding cytochrome c biogenesis CcdA family protein, whose translation MTSQFGAWAIVASFGIGLLTSLAPCSIITLPLLAGSVLGLSQDLNAKQKKVFIYQYSLLFVLGLVISFSLLMLLVSKMGMMLSLAPFWAYLLASLATFTVVAYALGWIQGFDKDKVARKFLRFKLLGAVIIGLIFGLVSTPCASAPLVAIITIASQSGWVYSYALVLAFALGHGMLLLVAGTSLGFTQSVVSSQKIGRVSRVINGFFIVILVGIGFYFLYQTYLVF comes from the coding sequence ATGACCTCGCAGTTCGGGGCATGGGCGATTGTTGCTTCGTTTGGCATCGGTCTTTTAACCTCTTTGGCTCCGTGTTCCATCATTACCTTGCCACTGCTTGCAGGCAGTGTTTTGGGGCTTTCACAAGATTTAAACGCCAAGCAAAAAAAAGTCTTTATTTACCAATACTCATTGCTTTTTGTTTTAGGTTTGGTCATTAGCTTTTCACTGTTGATGCTGCTTGTCTCCAAGATGGGCATGATGCTCTCCCTTGCGCCTTTTTGGGCGTATCTGCTCGCTTCCCTTGCGACATTTACGGTGGTGGCTTATGCCCTTGGATGGATTCAAGGGTTTGATAAAGACAAAGTGGCACGCAAATTTTTGAGATTTAAACTTTTGGGTGCGGTCATCATCGGGCTTATTTTTGGACTGGTGAGCACACCCTGTGCGTCGGCGCCGTTGGTTGCCATCATCACCATTGCAAGTCAAAGCGGTTGGGTTTATTCGTACGCGCTTGTGTTGGCATTTGCCCTAGGACATGGCATGTTGCTTTTGGTGGCAGGAACGTCACTTGGGTTTACACAAAGTGTGGTTTCAAGTCAAAAAATAGGCAGGGTGAGCCGCGTTATCAATGGCTTTTTTATCGTGATTTTGGTGGGGATTGGTTTTTATTTTCTCTACCAAACGTATCTTGTATTTTAG
- a CDS encoding thioredoxin family protein, protein MKIEILGTGCSKCQALTLHVKEAVAKKGIFAQVEKVEDLMKIMAYGVTSTPALVIDGTVVSSGKLLSVDEIVAFLGS, encoded by the coding sequence ATGAAAATAGAGATTCTAGGAACTGGCTGTTCAAAATGCCAAGCGTTAACCTTACATGTAAAAGAAGCGGTGGCGAAAAAAGGGATATTTGCGCAGGTTGAGAAAGTCGAAGATCTCATGAAAATCATGGCGTACGGCGTCACATCAACGCCTGCTTTGGTGATAGATGGCACGGTTGTAAGCAGTGGAAAACTTCTCAGTGTCGATGAAATCGTAGCGTTTTTAGGCTCATAA
- a CDS encoding arsenate reductase ArsC: protein MKKVLILCTGNSCRSIIAEALVNAKLEGIEAYSAGVRASGKVNAYAKRVLEEEGIWNDSYHSKALDEVIHLDFDLVVTVCDHANETCPMFPKPIPKIHVGFSDPDGKDYGAFILTCKAIEAELLPIIAEKLS from the coding sequence ATGAAAAAAGTGTTGATTTTATGTACGGGAAATAGTTGTCGAAGCATCATCGCCGAGGCATTGGTCAATGCCAAATTAGAAGGCATTGAAGCCTACAGTGCGGGTGTGCGTGCCAGTGGCAAAGTGAATGCTTATGCGAAAAGAGTTTTAGAAGAAGAGGGCATTTGGAATGATTCGTATCACTCTAAAGCATTGGATGAAGTCATCCATCTTGACTTTGATTTGGTGGTGACCGTGTGCGATCATGCCAATGAAACCTGTCCGATGTTCCCTAAACCCATTCCTAAAATTCATGTGGGGTTTTCCGATCCTGATGGCAAAGATTACGGGGCTTTTATTCTTACATGTAAAGCGATTGAAGCAGAACTCTTGCCGATTATTGCAGAAAAACTCTCATGA
- a CDS encoding thioredoxin family protein, producing the protein MKKKIILVVLTLLLVGCGEAKVESKTPIASPLKKTQEASAMLEATPYAQIAPNIGKTPMLVEFGSTSCASCVEMGKLLYRAKQEYPQSAIYFVEVYNDQPATRDYRIQMIPTQIYLDAKGTESDRHIGAVNYEQLIAKLKAQNVIF; encoded by the coding sequence ATGAAAAAAAAGATTATTTTAGTGGTTTTAACGCTTCTTTTAGTCGGGTGTGGTGAGGCAAAAGTAGAATCCAAAACGCCTATCGCGTCGCCTTTGAAAAAGACTCAAGAGGCTTCAGCGATGTTAGAAGCAACGCCGTACGCGCAGATCGCTCCTAACATCGGTAAAACACCGATGCTTGTTGAGTTTGGCTCTACCAGTTGTGCTTCATGTGTGGAGATGGGAAAATTGTTGTACCGCGCGAAACAAGAGTATCCGCAAAGTGCGATCTATTTTGTAGAGGTTTACAATGACCAACCAGCGACGCGTGATTATAGAATACAGATGATTCCAACACAAATTTACCTCGATGCTAAGGGCACGGAGTCTGATCGACATATAGGTGCTGTGAATTATGAACAATTGATCGCTAAGCTTAAAGCGCAAAACGTTATTTTTTAA
- a CDS encoding rhodanese-like domain-containing protein produces MKKMIFTVLALVGLVNAAELKNMSFEEYLSKFDYKERETMKIKTPDMLVLIEEGKAILVDVRFREEFEVWHMNFAINIPLNELQKRLNELPKDKLIITACPHNDRSNIARLFLVQNGYNAKYLNDGLLKTADFLRGDNAKEFLDEYRANKEKK; encoded by the coding sequence ATGAAAAAAATGATTTTTACCGTGTTGGCATTGGTAGGCTTAGTCAATGCGGCAGAGCTGAAAAACATGAGTTTTGAGGAGTATCTCTCAAAATTCGATTATAAAGAACGCGAAACGATGAAGATCAAAACGCCCGATATGCTTGTACTGATCGAAGAGGGCAAGGCGATTTTAGTTGATGTGAGGTTTCGTGAAGAGTTTGAGGTCTGGCACATGAATTTTGCCATAAATATTCCGCTAAACGAGCTACAAAAACGCCTAAATGAATTGCCCAAAGATAAGCTCATCATCACAGCCTGCCCACATAATGACAGGTCAAACATCGCGCGCCTCTTTCTGGTGCAAAACGGCTACAACGCAAAATACCTCAATGATGGGCTGCTAAAAACGGCAGACTTTTTGCGCGGTGACAATGCCAAAGAATTTTTAGACGAATACAGAGCAAACAAGGAGAAAAAATGA